Genomic DNA from Actinomycetes bacterium:
AACTCAGAGATATGAACCAAACCTTCGATTCCATCATCGACCCGAACGAAGGCACCGAAGGGCACCAACTTCGTGACGCGACCGCTCACCACTTGACCCAGCTGATGGGTGCGGGCGAAGTGCTGCCACGGATCTTCCTGGGTCGACTTCAGCGACAGTGACACTCGCTCACGGTCCATATCGACTTCGAGGACCTCCACAGTGACCTCTTTGCCGACCTCGACAACTTCCGAGGGATGCTCAATGTGCTTCCAGGACAGTTCCGAGACGTGAACCAGGCCGTCCACGCCGCCCAGGTCCACGAAGGCACCGAAGTTGACGATGCTGGAAACGGTGCCGGAACGTACCTGACCCTTCTGCAGCTGGTTGAGGAAATCGCTACGCACAGCGCTTTGCGTCTGCTCGAGCCAAGCACGGCGGGACAGCACCACATTGTTACGGTTCTTGTCCAACTCGATGATCTTGGCTTCCAGAGTCTGACCGATGTACGGCTGCAGGTCGCGAACTCGACGCATCTCGACTAGCGAGGCGGGCAGGAAGCCGCGCAGACCGATATCGACGATCAGGCCACCCTTGACTACCTCAATGACAGCACCTTCCACGACACCGTCTGCTTCTTTGATTTGCTCGATGGTGCCCCAGGCCCGCTCGTACTGAGCGCGCTTCTTGGACAGCAGCAGCCGACCTTCTTTGTCTTCCTTGGTCAGAACCAGGGTTTCGATTTCATCGCCGATATTGACGATCTCGCCGGGATCAATATCGTTCTTGATGGAGAGCTCTTTGCCGGGGATGATTCCCTCGGTCTTGTAGCCGATATCGACGAGCACTTCGTCGCGATCGACTTTGACGACAGTGCCAGTGACCAGATCGCCGTCGTTGAAGGGTTTGATGGTCTGGTCAACCGCCAGGAGAATCTCCTCTTCGCTGCCAATGTCGTTGACTGCAATCTGGGGAGCGGCGGGCTTGGTCGTTTCGGGGCTGGACGTCATTGAGTTGGTTTCTTTGTTACGGATACTTGGATTCGGCGCCTACCGGTCCCCATACCCGCTGTCGCGGTTATCGATCGGGAGTCGCGCAACCCGCTCGGTACGGGGCCACGCGCCGGAAAGACGCAGCGCTTCAGGATACGGATGCGCTACCGCCCGGGTCAAACCGCATCACTGTGACTTAGGCGAACTGCTCGCCGAAGGGTCTTCGGAACGACGGTTGTTCGTCGGACTGGGGCTACCCAAATCATCCACCGGTGGCGCTGGATAGACATCCGCCGGATCGGGTTCCAGCGGATTCTCAGTCGGAGAGAGTTCCATCTGTGGCCACGGCTCTGGGGTGTATTCCAAGGTGACTTGCTGACCGTCAAAGGTCTTGGCTAGCGAGTCGCGACCCGGATATTGCCCCTTACGAACCCACAAGTCCAGTTGCACTAGAGCTGCCGCCAGGGTTCGCGGCTCAAAGTTGCAGTTGCCGGCCCCCTCGCGGGCTGGTTCTGTTACGGAGTAACTATCTGGCGGAATAGCGTATGCCCCGACCAGATTCGCACGGATTTCGGTGCTGAAGGTTCCCACCCGATCCCGGTACCAAGATTCGTTTTGGACGATGTATACCGGATCGAAGATATTGTGCAGCGTTAGGACTGGCACTTTGAGATCACCAACCAACTCCCCTTGGACAGCGGCGGCCGCCTGGGCATCCGGATCAAGCGTCACTCTGGCATCTGTCAGGAGTTCTAGGTTCTTCTCAACCGAGCCGGGCGCCAAAATATTCAGTTGCTCTCGCCGCTCGTCGTCGATTCGGGCGGCATAGTCGGTGTTCTCGTTCCCTGATGGATTTCCGCCGACCAACTGCTCCAACAGATAGCGCTGCGCCGTGCTTTGTTCGAGCAGATTGCTGATCCCGATCACGGCGGCGGCTACTTGACTGCTTTGATTGGCACCCGACTCCGCAGCAGTCCTCAGCGGGAGATCCAACACTGAGGCGATGAAGAGCACGCGAGCCCG
This window encodes:
- the rpsA gene encoding 30S ribosomal protein S1, which gives rise to MTSSPETTKPAAPQIAVNDIGSEEEILLAVDQTIKPFNDGDLVTGTVVKVDRDEVLVDIGYKTEGIIPGKELSIKNDIDPGEIVNIGDEIETLVLTKEDKEGRLLLSKKRAQYERAWGTIEQIKEADGVVEGAVIEVVKGGLIVDIGLRGFLPASLVEMRRVRDLQPYIGQTLEAKIIELDKNRNNVVLSRRAWLEQTQSAVRSDFLNQLQKGQVRSGTVSSIVNFGAFVDLGGVDGLVHVSELSWKHIEHPSEVVEVGKEVTVEVLEVDMDRERVSLSLKSTQEDPWQHFARTHQLGQVVSGRVTKLVPFGAFVRVDDGIEGLVHISELAGHHVELPDQVVNVGDELFVKVIDIDLERRRISLSLKQANDSGTSNIQEEFDPYVYGMAPAFDEDGNYIGPDGFDPQTGEWKEGYEDQRAQWEQEYADAQARWEAHRKQMEDAAAASQEAILESGGTPSNFSTDAGKESEGTLASDTALQALREKLNDDDEE